The Arachis ipaensis cultivar K30076 chromosome B05, Araip1.1, whole genome shotgun sequence nucleotide sequence NNNNNNNNNNNNNNNNNNNNNNNNNNNNNNNNNNNNNNNNNNNNNNNNNNNNNNNNNNNNNNNNNNNNNNNNNNNNNNNNNNNNNNNNNNNNNNNNNNNNNNNNNNNNNNNNNNNNNNNNNNNNNNNNNNNNNNNNNNNNNNNNNNNNNNNNNNNNNNNNNNNNNNNNNNNNNNNNNNNNNNNNNNNNNNNNNNNNNNNNNNNNNNNNNNNNNNNNNNNNNNNNNNNNNNNNNNNNNNNNNNNNNNNNNNNNNNNNNNNNNNNNNNNNNNNNNNNNNNNNNNNNNNNNNNNNNNNNNNNNNNNNNNNNNNNNNNNNNNNNNNNNNNNNNNNNNNNNNNNNNNNNNNNNNNNNNNNNNNNNNNNNNNNNNNNNNNNNNNNNNNNNNNNNNNNNNNNNNNNNNNNNNNNNNNNNNNNNNNNNNNNNNNNNNNNNNNNNNNNNNNNNNNNNNNNNNNNNNNNNNNNNNNNNNNNNNNNNNNNNNNNNNNNNNNNNNNNNNNNNNNNNNNNNNNNNNNNNNNNNNNNNNNNNNNNNNNNNNNNNNNNNNNNNNNNNNNNNNNNNNNNNNNNNNNNNNNNNNNNNNNNNNNNNNNNNNNNNNNNNNNNNNNNNNNNNNNNNNNNNNNNNNNNNNNNNNNNNNNNNNNNNNNNNNNNNNNNNNNNNNNNNNNNNNNNNNNNNNNNNNNNNNNNNNNNNNNNNNNNNNNNNNNNNNNNNNNNNNNNNNNNNNNNNNNNNNNNNNNNNNNNNNNNNNNNNNNNNNNNNNNNNNNNNNNNNNNNNNNNNNNNNNNNNNNNNNNNNNNNNNNNNNNNNNNNNNNNNNNNNNNNNNNNNNNNNNNNNNNNNNNNNNNNNNNNNNNNNNNNNNNNNNNNNNNNNNNNNNNNNNNNNNNNNNNNNNNNNNNNNNNNNNNNNNNNNNNNNNNNNNNNNNNNNNNNNNNNNNNNNNNNNNNNNNNNNNNNNNNNNNNNNNNNNNNNNNNNNNNNNNNNNNNNNNNNNNNNNNNNNNNNNNNNNNNNNNNNNNNNNNNNNNNNNNNNNNNNNNNNNNNNNNNNNNNNNNNNNNNNNNNNNNNNNNNNNNNNNNNNNNNNNNNNNNNNNNNNNNNNNNNNNNNNNNNNNNNNNNNNNNNNNNNNNNNNNNNNNNNNNNNNNNNNNNNNNNNNNNNNNNNNNNNNNNNNNNNNNNNNNNNNNNNNNNNNNNNNNNNNNNNNNNNNNNNNNNNNNNNNNNNNNNNNNNNNNNNNNNNNNNNNNNNNNNNNNNNNNNNNNNNNNNNNNNNNNNNNNNNNNNNNNNNNNNNNNNNNNNNNNNNNNNNNNNNNNNNNNNNNNNNNNNNNNNNNNNNNNNNNNNNNNNNNNNNNNNNNNNNNNNNNNNNNNNNNNNNNNNNNNNNNNNNNNNNNNNNNNNNNNNNNNNNNNNNNNNNNNNNNNNNNNNNNNNNNNNNNNNNNNNNNNNNNNNNNNNNNNNNNNNNNNNNNNNNNNNNNNNNNNNNNNNNNNNNNNNNNNNNNNNNNNNNNNNNNNNNNNNNNNNNNNNNNNNNNNNNNNNNNNNNNNNNNNNNNNNNNNNNNNNNNNNNNNNNNNNNNNNNNNNNNNNNNNNNNNNNNNNNNNNNNNNNNNNNNNNNNNNNNNNNNNNNNNNNNNNNNNNNNNNNNNNNNNNNNNNNNNNNNNNNNNNNNNNNNNNNNNNNNNNNNNNNNNNNNNNNNNNNNNNNNNNNNNNNNNNNNNNNNNNNNNNNNNNNNNNNNNNNNNNNNNNNNNNNNNNNNNNNNNNNNNNNNNNNNNNNNNNNNNNNNNNNNNNNNNNNNNNNNNNNNNNNNNNNNNNNNNNNNNNNNNNNNNNNNNNNNNNNNNNNNNNNNNNNNNNNNNNNNNNNNNNNNNNNNNNNNNNNNNNNNNNNNNNNNNNNNNNNNNNNNNNNNNNNNNNNNNNNNNNNNNNNNNNNNNNNNNNNNNNNNNNNNNNNNNNNNNNNNNNNNNNNNNNNNNNNNNNNNNNNNNNNNNNNNNNNNNNNNNNNNNNNNNNNNNNNNNNNNNNNNNNNNNNNNNNNNNNNNNNNNNNNNNNNNNNNNNNNNNNNNNNNNNNNNNNNNNNNNNNNNNNNNNNNNNNNNNNNNNNNNNNNNNNNNNNNNNNNNNNNNNNNNNNNNNNNNNNNNNNNNNNNNNNNNNNNNNNNNNNNNNNNNNNNNNNNNNNNNNNNNNNNNNNNNNNNNNNNNNNNNNNNNNNNNNNNNNNNNNNNNNNNNNNNNNNNNNNNNNNNNNNNNNNNNNNNNNNNNNNNNNNNNNNNNNNNNNNNNNNNNNNNNNNNNNNNNNNNNNNNNNNNNNNNNNNNNNNNNNNNNNNNNNNNNNNNNNNNNNNNNNNNNNNNNNNNNNNNNNNNNNNNNNNNNNNNNNNNNNNNNNNNNNNNNNNNNNNNNNNNNNNNNNNNNNNNNNNNNNNNNNNNNNNNNNNNNNNNNNNNNNNNNNNNNNNNNNNNNNNNNNNNNNNNNNNNNNNGAATTAGATAATACATAAAATATGCTAATATATTTTGGAAGTTGTATGTAAATCGTCCATCCTAACACGAGTTATGTTTCTTAATCTAAAGTTCATAACTCTAGTACGATTTACGTGCAAATCTAAATCTGATAAATATttagatataattttaatttgtattcaagaatattaattttttaataaatttaagaagtaaaatttttaattaatttaaaaaatgaatataaaaaataattttgttacaACAAAAATTTATCTtctaaagtaaataaataaaaatttcatttaaaagatTAAATTATTNNNNNNNNNNNNNNNNNNNNNNNNNNNNNNNNNNNNNNNNNNNNNNNNNNNNNNNNNNNNNNNNNNNNNNNNNNNNNNNNNNNNNNNNNNNNNNNNNNNNNNNNNNNNNNNNNNNNNNNNNNNNNNNNNNNNNNNNNNNNTTAGAATAATCCTAAAATTGAATAATAGATTCTTTATGGCCGAAAATTGAATCACATCTTTTATGTGTGTGAGAATAGTACTATTTTGGTCAAATAGCACTTAATACATATATAGCAcatgtaaaattttttttcaataacaaTTTTGTTAGGTAATCAATAAAGATTTTATCAATTTCTGACAATTTTTGTTTATCACTGTATTTAATAGAAGTCTCTTTGTGAATGTGTCTAATGTTTTGAGACAAAAACAAACACAAGATTTTAATGCATAAATTATTCTAGGGTGCAGTGATTAACATATTATATAAACCACAGTCCCCTAACACGATTTATATAATATTAGGATTAGAGTATTCACGTATCAAAATTTGATTTAGGGGATTTGAGTAATTTTAGAacttgtttaatttatttaagtaaaaaagccTAACATTAATTCTTCTAAAATCTAAATTTGAATAATTATATTATTACTTTTTGTTATGTTTGGATGATttttatatttactaatattaattgttgattattTTTTCGTAAATAAATTGTATTATAATTTTATGTTATTTCATAATTGATTAACGATTGATGTTAACGAAGCTATGTTactctaaattttatattttacaaatattttatttaaatataattttttaaacataaaaatatattatttttaataatatcatatttttactttttttaattattctaaatGAATATTTTATCCNNNNNNNNNNNNNNNNNNNNNNNNNNNNNNNNNNNNNNNNNNNNNNNNNNNNNNNNNNNNNNNNNNNNNNNNNNNNNNNNNNNNNNNNNNNNNNNNNNNNNNNNNNNNNNNNNNNNNNNNNNNNNNNNNNNNNNNNNNNNNNNNNNNNNNNNNNNNNNNNNNNNNNNNNNNNNNNNNNNNNNNNNNNNNNNNNNNNNNNNNNNNNNNNNNNNNNNNNNNNNNNNNNNNNNNNNNNNNNNNNNNNNNNNNNNNNNNNNNNNNNNNNNNNNNNNNNNNNNNNNNNNNNNNNNNNNNNNNNNNNNNNNNNNNNNNNNNNNNNNNNNNNNNNNNNNNNNNNNNNNNNNNNNNNNNNNNNNNNNNNNNNNNNNNNNNNNNNNNNNNNNNNNNNNNNNNNNNNNNNNNNNNNNNNNNNNNNNNNNNNNNNNNNNNNNNNNNNNNNNNNNNNNNNNNNNNNNNNNNNNNNNNNNNNNNNNNNNNNNNNNNNNNNNNNNNNNNNNNNNNNNNNNNNNNNNNNNNNNNNNNNNNNNNNNNNNNNNNNNNNNNNNNNNNNNNNNNNNNNNNNNNNNNNNNNNNNNNNNNNNNNNNNNNNNNNNNNNNNNNNNNNNNNNNNNNNNNNNNNNNNNNNNNNNNNNNNNNNNNNNNNNNNNNNNNNNNNNNNNNNNNNNNNNNNNNNNNNNNNNNNNNNNNNNNNNNNNNNNNNNNNNNNNNNNNNNNNNNNNNNNNNNNNNNNNNNNNNNNNNNNNNNNNNNNNNNNNNNNNNNNNNNNNNNNNNNNNNNNNNNNNNNNNNNNNNNNNNNNNNNNNNNNNNNNNNNNNNNNNNNNNNNNNNNNNNNNNNNNNNNNNNNNNNNNNNNNNNNNNNNNNNNNNAAAAAAAATCACTTTTCGATACTTTATAAAATCCCCTATTTTAGGCAATGATAAAAACTCTATCAATATTCCTTCAATTTTATCAATTCTCTCTCCGTTAAATACCAAACAAATTATTTTGGCATAAAATCTAATtgctatttaaaatttatttcctTCCCTTGCCATATGAATGCAAATAGAAGCATTGATAGCGTGTGTGTTaaaacttttaagaatgaattatcATTTCCGATAATAAACGATTGAATTAGCttaacaaattttcaaaacattCAACGAAACTACTTAATATTTTATGtaataaaaatagagaaagtTTAGGGATCATCAGCATTTTACACCattaaataataactaattaataactaCAAATCATAAAATTTACTGGTCTTTAACACTCTCGTTAAAATATTCAACACTAAAATGATAAGAATAAATGTTTTCGTTTCTGGATACTTAACTATTTAttcaaaagacaaaaaaaatcttTCATAATTCGAAAATCTTTAACTAACTTTCAACCAGGCTTAATCCAATATTATTTGAATTATTGAAAACcgtataaaaaattataaattgtggAGGGTATTAACATTTGAACAAGACCAAAAAGGATATTTTACTCAAATGAGTATTGCCTACGTACCTTTTCAACCAAAGCAGGCAAGCCGTTGATTTCATCGGGAAGAAAAATATGCATGGTGTACCTCCTTCTGGGGACATTTTCGCTGCTGGCTACCTTGTAATCAAGACTGAGGACCTTGAAATCTTGATAATGATGAGCAATGGCGTAACGGCGGTGACTTCCATCCATGAAGGGAACCTTCACTGAGCAACTCCCATCTAAGAGATGAAAGTCACCATCCCGTGtatctttttgtctgaaggtgtTGCTGTCCCACCATAATCCTTTAAAGTAGAGTGTGTTCGCCATGATCAAATCCGTTAATTGGATTGAATCAGGATCAATCAAGTTCTTAATAACGCCTTTCGTCTCCCTTTCAACCCATGAGTTAATTTCCTTCGCTACTTCATCCTTTCACGTCACCatcaaatagttttttttttaatttatggaCATCGAATATGATGTAAGAGGGTCAAAAATAAAGTTATGATATTTAAATGATAGTCATATTAATTTGTTCTGGGATTTTGTATTATTTGGCAATCAAATAtcaaaataagtttaattttaataatttcttatttaagatatattttatataaaaataattaattatttttattgatgtaacatacataagtaaaaaattattttataatgacACTGTATCCAAATTAAANNNNNNNNNNNNNNNNNNNNNNNNNNNNNNNNNNNNNNNNNNNNNNNNNNNNNNNNNNNNNNNNNNNNNNNNNNNNNNNNNNNNNNNNNNNNNNNNNNNNNNNNNNNNNNNNNNNNNNNNNNNNNNNNNNNNNNNNNNNNNNNNNNNNNNNNNNNNNNNNNNNNNNNNNNNNNNNNNNNNNNNNNNNNNNNNNNNNNNNNNNNNNNNNNTTAATATAagtgataaataaaataatttttttctcaaaaataaaaataatatgtatatacatatatatttatatttatatttgtatttaaaaatatattttactttgatttttaatttgttaaaaaaatgtCATCAAAGACAAAATTAGTCCTCCAATCCCACTAAAAACTTACCGTGTTTGTGAAATCAAGTGAAGCAAAAGTGGACTTGTAAGTATTCTCCAAAACTTGTGAGAAGGAAGGCTTCAGAGATAGGGTTTTGTCAACCCAAACACCATTCGCGTAAGAGAGGTGAGGCCCGCCGCTCGAAGAACGGTCGACAAACACGGAGAACAAGAGCTGAGTTGCTACGGAATTAAGATCGTTGATGGATTCTGACCGGAGAAACGAGAGGAGTTCGTCACAAACCGGGCCGTTGGACCCGGCGGCGACAATGCTAAGAAGGAGTTTGATGCACAAAGGCGAAAAAGCAACGTTCTTGTAACCGCCGCTTTCTTTGGAGAGTAGTAAGTGATTTGCAAGCCTGAATTCAGGAGTGATCACCGGAGCGGCCGTTGCTTTTTCACCATCTTTGGTGGTGGCGTCGGGGGCGGCGGCGGCGGCAGCAGCGTCGTCGAGAGTGATTTCCTTTTCCTTGTCATGATTTTGTGAAACTAATCAATCACGATGCATAGTTGATTCTctagtatatgtatatatatataggcagCGAAACAAAATCCCTATATTAGTGCGTCGATTTGCTTGGCCAGTTGTTAgaatctattatatattattaatcgTTTATTNNNNNNNNNNNNNNNNNNNNNNNNNNNNNNNNNNNNNNNNNNNNNNNNNNNNNNNNNNNNNNNNNNNNNNNNNNNNNNNNNNNNNNNNNNNNNNNNNNNNNNNNNNNNNNNNNNNNNNNNNNNNNNNNNNNNNNNNNNNNNNNNNNNNNNNNNNNNNNNNNNNNNNNNNNNNNNNNNNNNNNNNNNNNNNNNNNNNNNNNNNNNNNNNNNNNNNNNNNNNNNNNNNNNNNNNNNNNNNNNNNNNNNNNNNNNNNNNNNNNNNNNNNNNNNNNNNNNNNNNNNNNNNNNNNNNNNNNNNNNNNNNNNNNNNNNNNNNNNNNNNNNNNNNNNNNNNNNNNNNNNNNNNNNNNNNNNNNNNNNNNNNNNNNNNNNNNNNNNNNNNNNNNNNNNNNNNNNNNNNNNNNNNNNNNNNNNNNNNNNNNNNNNNNNNNNNNNNNNNNNNNNNNNNNNNNNNNNNNNNNNNNNNNNNNNNNNNNNNNNNNNNNNNNNNNNNNNNNNNNNNNNNNNNNNNNNNNNNNNNNNNNNNNNNNNNNNNNNNNNNNNNNNNNNNNNNNNNNNNNNNNNNNNNNNNNNNNNNNNNNNNNNNNNNNNNNNNNNNNNNNNNNNNNNNNNNNNNNNNNNNNNNNNNNNNNNNNNNNNNNNNNNNNNNNNNNNNNNNNNNNNNNNNNNNNNNNNNNNNNNNNNNNNNNNNNNNNNNNNNNNNNNNNNNNNNNNNNNNNNNNNNNNNNNNNNNNNNNNNNNNNNNNNNNNNNNNNNNNNNNNNNNNNNNNNNNNNNNNNNNNNNNNNNNNNNNNNNNNNNNNNNNNNNNNNNNNNNNNNNNNNNNNNNNNNNNNNNNNNNNNNNNNNNNNNNNNNNNNNNNNNNNNNNNNNNNNNNNNNNNNNNNNNNNNNNNNNNNNNNNNNNNNNNNNNNNNNNNNNNNNNNNNNNNNNNNNNNNNNNNNNNNNNNNNNNNNNNNNNNNNNNNNNNNNNNNNNNNNNNNNNNNNNNNNNNNNNNNNNNNNNNNNNNNNNNNNNNNNNNNNNNNNNNNNNNNTTAATAGAattaacatttaaattttttttttaaatttgaattttggattaATTTAGTCTTTTAATATTCAATTGACTTAAAATAtatcctaaaattttaaaatgtgaGTCAAGTTAGTCGTTCTATTTATTTTTGTCACTGAAAAAATAACGTAACAAGATGAAACAAACGTCATTTTGCTGTTCACGCCTAAacgatattattttattatttcttccaTACACAAACGTGGCAAGGTAAATATGTTAATTgtaataactaattaaaaatgATAGATAATGACTATGTTATTTAATTAATCAATAGATAAATAATAAACATGCTATTTAATTGATCAttacagttattatttttatttttttatccgatctcaaaagtaacaaaaatattaaaaaataaaaatacaaataaaataaactctATGTTTTTAATCTAAAATATTTNNNNNNNNNNNNNNNNNNNNNNNNNNNNNNNNNNNNNNNNNNNNNNNNNNNNNNNAATAatcaattattcttatttttgatAATATCATGCTTTACATAATTTTTTTGCATTACATTTTAtatgaatttataaaaaaatggaCGGTGTTATTGTCAAAATAAAAGTAGCGTTATTATCTCcggtaaataaattattttttttttcaaacaaaacTTTACTCTGTTTCAACTTACAGCGGTTTAATTCTGATATTTTCTACACGTAATCCGCTATACTTTGATAAAAATAGCAGTTTCCTTTTTAGTGTTTGTAACTTTGTATTGTAATTTTGAATTTCTAAATATTCCATTTTATTGtgttgatttttttgtttaaaaaaaatccgTAAAATAAAACGCTACCATTCGTAATGATTTATATAGTTAGATAAAATATACTGATCATGTAAAAAAAgattaactattatatatttatatttgggtaatttaTTCTCAGAATCAATTTGAAATACATAAATTGCTTTAGTATTAATTTATCTATTCTAAACTTATATTAAAACAGCAATaatcaattattaaaaattaatataaaataactaaaaaactaattttattaAGTTTGTTTAATAATATCtttatcaaaaatattattttcgatATAAcaagtgtattaaaattaaattctttaattatataaagtgaaAAGCAATTATCTATACATAACACACTCTCACTTTCAATTTGACCACTTTCACACCTTTTAGTGTTAATTTTTGGAGAGGATtttgatcctctaaattttgaattttcattttagAGGATAAAGTGATATCTCTTACCATTGAATGTTTTTTCtctcatatatttttttatttttacttataaaataaataatgataGATCATACTTTATCttctaaaattaaatttaaaatatagaaAATCCAAATCCGATAAAAATTGCTTTTACGTTCAAtgtcttaatttcttgtgtttagttatttctTTCCTCTTGTCTATTTGACtgcatttatttataaaaataggtCACTTAAATATAAATGTAGAAACATAAACTGA carries:
- the LOC107641303 gene encoding serpin-ZX-like; this encodes MSQVVDMLSKKTKLNEKQLTALGFFQDSGESSVSQNHDKEKEITLDDAAAAAAAPDATTKDGEKATAAPVITPEFRLANHLLLSKESGGYKNVAFSPLCIKLLLSIVAAGSNGPVCDELLSFLRSESINDLNSVATQLLFSVFVDRSSSGGPHLSYANGVWVDKTLSLKPSFSQVLENTYKSTFASLDFTNTDEVAKEINSWVERETKGVIKNLIDPDSIQLTDLIMANTLYFKGLWWDSNTFRQKDTRDGDFHLLDGSCSVKVPFMDGSHRRYAIAHHYQDFKVLSLDYKVASSENVPRRRYTMHIFLPDEINGLPALVEKVRRQYSFE